Proteins from one Bacteroidales bacterium genomic window:
- a CDS encoding DUF4760 domain-containing protein gives MEDNIMNTLQITQFIANIAVTVTFIAIFIQSFIALRTYRDSIKQKKRDRTLIIINKWNQLDFAALRRSVMLYFNKLQDKTIEGIGSKVETDYEIRGKVCFILNVLEEIAVGINRNIIDFDITYGFFQPVATFYFEMLHPFVNWQQKTYQDDSVFIEVERMYQLFIQKNSEKYSIPPGRYWRV, from the coding sequence ATGGAGGACAATATTATGAATACATTACAAATAACACAGTTCATAGCAAATATAGCTGTGACTGTTACTTTTATTGCTATTTTTATTCAAAGTTTCATTGCATTACGTACATATAGAGATTCTATTAAACAGAAAAAACGAGACCGGACTCTAATTATTATTAACAAGTGGAATCAATTAGACTTTGCAGCCTTACGAAGATCAGTAATGTTATACTTTAATAAACTACAAGACAAGACAATTGAAGGCATTGGTTCAAAAGTAGAGACAGATTACGAAATTCGAGGGAAAGTCTGTTTTATTCTTAATGTATTAGAAGAAATTGCTGTTGGTATCAATAGAAATATAATTGATTTTGATATTACTTATGGATTCTTTCAACCCGTTGCAACATTTTATTTTGAGATGTTGCATCCATTTGTCAATTGGCAACAGAAAACATATCAAGATGACTCTGTGTTTATAGAAGTTGAAAGAATGTACCAATTATTTATTCAAAAGAACTCTGAAAAATACTCTATTCCACCAGGAAGATATTGGCGTGTATAA